The following are encoded in a window of Drosophila teissieri strain GT53w unplaced genomic scaffold, Prin_Dtei_1.1 Segkk118_quiver_pilon_scaf, whole genome shotgun sequence genomic DNA:
- the LOC122625493 gene encoding uncharacterized protein LOC122625493 has protein sequence MRSNIISTVVFMCLLPSSILSQNLTTIKCLDEFTKTTSGTAYWKFKGIPYAISEDLLCLKSNDQILLRVCDTNYGHWMPDVIECKMSMNKNLHCPDDLFEIRDVGNVPLCLKISTEAQAFNEQFCYGSNIIIPIDLTNIEISTVSKFLIKNNIYDYWLPIRRKNEVMPYEVRLPGKSWRKEINESLIHLKNKPNEHCLKHTISNKTATYFKNQIVSEDCNAFLNAVCIFKSELISNAGCPSGFGALVYHPSVCYGIDWKNTTYEHVDLKEYLKKRNWLKRILAKKICYNNESI, from the exons ATGCGTAGTAACATTATCTCTACAGTAGTATTTATGTGCCTATTACCTAGTTCCATACTTTCCCAAAATTTGACAACG ataaaATGTCTTGACGAATTTACTAAAACAACTTCAGGCACGGCATATTGGAAGTTTAAAGGCATTCCTTATGCAATATCTGAAGACCTACTGTGCCTAAAATCAAACGATCAAATTTTATTGCGCGTGTGCGATACAAATTATGGACATTGGATGCCGGATGTGATAGAGTGCAAAATGAGTATGAACAAAAACCTGCACTGCCCTGATGACCTTTTTGAAATTCGAGACGTTGGTAACGTTCCACTTTGCTTAAAAATTTCCACTGAAGCTCAAGCGTTCAATGAACAATTTTGCTACGGCTCAAATATAATTATTCCTATCGATTTAACAAACATAGAAATTTCTACAGTATCCAagtttttgataaaaaataatatttatgattattgGCTGCCAATACGTCGAAAAAACGAAGTAATGCCTTATGAAGTACGTTTGCCAGGAAAATCTTggagaaaagaaataaatgagaGTTTAAtacacttaaaaaataaacccaaTGAGCACTGCCTAAAGCATACTATAAGTAATAAAACAGCAACTTactttaaaaaccaaatagtATCTGAAGACTGCAATGCTTTTTTAAATGCAGTGTGCATTTTTAAGTCGGAACTGATATCTAATGCTGGATGTCCGAGCGGCTTTGGAGCTTTAGTCTATCACCCGTCAGTATGTTATGGTATTGACTGGAAAAATACCACTTATGAACACGTTGATCTAAAAGAGTACttaaaaaaacgaaattgGCTTAAACGGATTTTAGCAAA aaaaatatgttataatAATGAGTCTATCTGa